From the Leptolyngbya sp. O-77 genome, one window contains:
- the petE gene encoding plastocyanin translates to MVSSFVAVVSPAAAETFTVKMGADSGLLQFEPANITVHPGDTVKWVNNKLPPHNILFDDKQVPGASKDLADKLSHNQLMFSPGESYEITFSSDFPAGTYTYYCAPHRGAGMVGKITVEG, encoded by the coding sequence ATGGTTAGCAGCTTCGTGGCAGTGGTTTCTCCTGCCGCGGCTGAAACCTTCACCGTCAAGATGGGAGCCGATAGCGGCTTGCTCCAGTTTGAGCCTGCCAATATCACTGTTCATCCTGGCGATACCGTGAAGTGGGTGAATAACAAGCTCCCTCCCCATAACATTCTGTTTGATGACAAGCAAGTTCCCGGCGCTAGCAAAGATTTGGCCGATAAACTGAGCCACAATCAGCTGATGTTTTCTCCTGGCGAGTCCTACGAGATTACCTTCTCCAGCGATTTCCCTGCCGGAACCTACACCTACTACTGCGCTCCTCACCGGGGGGCTGGCATGGTGGGCAAAATCACGGTCGAAGGCTAA
- a CDS encoding cell division protein FtsX, which produces MLGFFTKSDYLLRETLLGLRRGGWMNWAAISTMTVLLFLFGISLQASWQLEGLLNQFGSQLQVSVFLQSGVQANTLAPQVQAMPEVAEVVAVSKEEAWEQLVKELGISDIRGATQQLNGNPLVDELKVRARSSESVATLAQRLEKTPGVDAVQYVDEAVRRIAQLHQGLGWISAGIITVLTLTAIAVLTTTIRLIVMARRREIEVMQLVGATSAWIYLPFILQGLAFGVVGAIASWGLISGVQGFIHELLSQQADFIQFLTEGLRLSPEKALILPLALLALGSSVGLLGSLFAVRRFATR; this is translated from the coding sequence ATGCTAGGCTTTTTCACCAAATCGGATTATCTACTGCGGGAGACGCTACTAGGGCTACGGCGGGGCGGCTGGATGAACTGGGCCGCCATCAGCACGATGACGGTGTTGCTGTTCCTGTTTGGCATCAGCTTGCAGGCATCCTGGCAACTGGAAGGGTTGCTCAATCAGTTTGGCAGCCAGCTTCAGGTGTCCGTATTCCTCCAGTCGGGAGTGCAGGCCAACACGCTTGCGCCCCAGGTGCAGGCAATGCCGGAGGTGGCAGAGGTGGTGGCTGTGTCTAAGGAGGAAGCCTGGGAGCAATTGGTGAAGGAGTTGGGCATCTCCGATATTCGCGGCGCGACGCAGCAGCTAAATGGCAACCCGCTGGTGGACGAGCTAAAGGTGCGGGCGCGGAGTTCTGAGAGTGTGGCAACTTTGGCGCAGCGGCTCGAAAAAACGCCGGGTGTGGATGCGGTGCAGTATGTCGATGAGGCAGTGCGCCGGATTGCTCAACTGCATCAGGGCTTGGGCTGGATCAGCGCGGGGATTATTACCGTACTGACGCTAACGGCGATCGCCGTTCTCACGACCACGATTCGTCTGATCGTGATGGCCCGCCGCCGCGAGATCGAGGTGATGCAACTGGTCGGCGCAACCTCTGCCTGGATTTATCTGCCGTTTATTTTGCAGGGCTTGGCGTTTGGCGTGGTGGGGGCGATCGCCTCCTGGGGCCTCATTTCGGGCGTTCAGGGCTTTATCCATGAACTGCTCAGCCAGCAGGCAGACTTCATTCAGTTTTTGACCGAAGGACTCCGCCTCAGCCCAGAAAAAGCGCTTATCTTGCCGCTAGCATTGCTGGCCCTGGGTAGCTCCGTTGGGCTGCTTGGCAGCCTGTTTGCAGTGCGCCGTTTCGCCACCCGTTAG
- a CDS encoding amidohydrolase, whose translation MTGYTIRQAWIASETGYDTVDVQIEGGQIAKIAPQLDPVGTVVDGRDKLLLPGFVNAHTHSSELWQRGAILPYPLELWLAELYDFAPADPEQVYLSAIGTAVETLLSGGTTVVDHLTIMPGQELETIGAAVKGYREAGIRAFVAPLIQDQSLPSSIPTGGTAQVYEPYACTAQETLEMMSEAIAQFHRPDDGIYIVMAPTGPQLCSDELFAGCNELSDRHGLCRHTHLLESKAQKLLAEEKYGCTAVEYLKRLEFLGPRTSLAHCVWLNDQDIQLLAATNSTVVHNPLSNLRLGSGIAPILKYRQAGVNVTFGCDGSASNDSQDLLEAIKIGSILHNVTDFDYRHWITPRQAVTMASLGGATGLGMQDQIGSLEVGKLADLVLYDLTNLSLLPRTDPIGLLVLGRPVQAVHSAWVGGRQVIAEGNMTTVDVHHLRQELFARSRWDFNRESPTRNALESRYRDVMGLQGG comes from the coding sequence TTGACAGGCTATACGATTCGGCAGGCATGGATTGCAAGTGAAACGGGTTACGACACAGTAGACGTACAAATTGAGGGCGGGCAAATTGCGAAGATTGCTCCCCAGCTTGACCCCGTGGGAACCGTTGTGGATGGACGCGACAAGCTCTTGTTGCCAGGGTTTGTCAATGCCCATACCCACTCCTCGGAACTGTGGCAGCGGGGGGCAATTTTGCCTTATCCCTTGGAGCTATGGCTGGCGGAACTCTACGACTTTGCGCCTGCCGATCCGGAGCAGGTCTACCTGAGTGCTATTGGTACGGCAGTGGAAACCTTGCTCTCTGGGGGCACCACCGTTGTCGATCACCTGACCATCATGCCGGGTCAAGAACTGGAAACCATTGGCGCGGCGGTGAAGGGCTATCGCGAGGCGGGCATTCGCGCGTTTGTCGCGCCGCTGATTCAGGATCAGTCGCTGCCCTCTAGCATTCCCACGGGAGGAACTGCCCAGGTCTACGAGCCGTATGCCTGCACAGCCCAAGAAACACTAGAGATGATGAGCGAGGCGATCGCCCAGTTTCATCGTCCCGACGACGGTATCTATATTGTGATGGCTCCGACTGGGCCCCAGCTTTGCTCTGACGAACTATTTGCTGGGTGCAATGAACTGAGCGATCGCCACGGACTCTGCCGCCACACCCACCTGCTAGAGAGCAAAGCCCAGAAGCTGCTAGCAGAAGAAAAATACGGCTGTACGGCAGTGGAATATCTGAAACGGCTAGAGTTCCTGGGGCCACGCACCTCCTTGGCCCACTGCGTCTGGCTGAACGACCAAGACATCCAGCTTCTCGCCGCCACAAACTCCACCGTCGTCCACAATCCCCTCAGCAACCTGCGCCTGGGCAGCGGCATCGCGCCAATCTTGAAATATCGGCAGGCCGGTGTGAACGTTACCTTTGGCTGCGATGGCTCCGCCAGCAACGATTCTCAGGACTTGCTCGAAGCGATCAAAATCGGCTCTATTTTGCACAACGTCACCGACTTTGACTATCGCCACTGGATCACCCCCCGTCAGGCCGTCACGATGGCCTCCCTTGGCGGCGCAACCGGGCTGGGAATGCAAGACCAGATCGGCTCTCTGGAAGTCGGGAAGCTGGCCGATCTGGTGCTGTATGACCTCACCAACCTATCGCTGCTGCCGCGCACCGACCCCATCGGGCTGCTGGTGCTGGGTCGCCCGGTGCAGGCTGTTCATAGCGCCTGGGTGGGCGGCCGTCAGGTGATTGCCGAGGGCAACATGACGACGGTAGATGTCCACCATCTGCGTCAGGAACTCTTTGCCCGGAGCCGGTGGGATTTTAATCGAGAATCGCCAACTCGGAATGCGCTGGAGTCCCGGTATCGCGACGTAATGGGATTGCAGGGGGGATAG
- a CDS encoding RidA family protein — protein MLQYITLDGLPCVAPYCHAVRAGDFLFVTGQLAEDPKTGEVVRGPIEEQAVRVMENLKMVLEASGSSFSQVVMARIFVTDFRFYDAVNDIYKSYFEAGRLPGRTTVGVSALADFGDVEIDLIAYCGESA, from the coding sequence ATGCTTCAGTACATCACTCTCGATGGTCTACCCTGCGTCGCGCCCTATTGCCATGCTGTGCGAGCAGGCGATTTCCTGTTTGTGACAGGGCAACTCGCAGAAGACCCCAAGACTGGCGAGGTCGTGCGCGGCCCCATTGAGGAGCAGGCAGTGCGGGTGATGGAAAATCTGAAGATGGTGCTAGAGGCTTCGGGTAGCAGCTTTAGCCAGGTTGTGATGGCGCGGATTTTTGTCACCGATTTTCGCTTCTATGATGCAGTGAATGATATCTACAAGTCGTACTTTGAAGCAGGACGACTGCCAGGACGCACCACAGTCGGCGTGTCGGCGCTGGCAGACTTTGGCGATGTCGAAATTGATTTGATTGCCTACTGCGGGGAGTCGGCTTGA
- a CDS encoding cysteine hydrolase family protein codes for MRSLGTPPNAWTVDAHNADLTRPPLPPRPISLKADTKMLRVDLAKAAMLVIDMQNDFCHPDGWLAHIGVDVTPARAPIGPLQGLLPVLRGLDVPILWVNWGNRPDLLNISAGLRHVYNSSGDGVGLGDPLPKTGAPVLQKDSWAAAVVDELEQLPQDIKVDKYRMSGFWDTPLDSILRNLGRTTLFFGGVNADQCVMATLQDANFLGYDCILISDCTATTSPEYCWQATVYNVNQCFGFVTHSHAILDAVK; via the coding sequence ATGCGATCGCTTGGCACGCCGCCCAACGCCTGGACTGTCGATGCCCACAATGCCGACCTTACGCGCCCACCGCTGCCGCCCCGCCCTATCTCGCTCAAAGCAGACACCAAAATGCTGCGAGTTGATCTGGCAAAAGCAGCCATGCTGGTCATTGACATGCAAAATGACTTTTGCCATCCCGACGGCTGGCTGGCACATATCGGCGTAGATGTGACCCCCGCCCGCGCCCCCATTGGCCCGCTGCAAGGTCTACTGCCCGTGCTGCGTGGGTTGGACGTGCCCATTCTCTGGGTCAACTGGGGTAACCGACCCGACCTGCTCAATATCAGCGCCGGACTGCGCCACGTCTACAACAGTTCTGGCGATGGCGTGGGGCTGGGCGATCCCCTGCCCAAAACCGGCGCACCCGTTCTGCAAAAAGATAGCTGGGCCGCCGCCGTAGTAGACGAGTTAGAGCAACTGCCGCAAGATATCAAAGTCGATAAGTATCGCATGAGCGGCTTTTGGGACACGCCGCTCGACAGCATTTTGCGAAACCTGGGGCGGACGACCCTGTTCTTTGGCGGAGTCAACGCCGATCAGTGCGTCATGGCCACGCTGCAAGATGCCAACTTTCTTGGCTACGATTGCATTTTGATTAGCGATTGCACTGCCACCACGTCGCCCGAATACTGCTGGCAAGCCACAGTCTACAACGTGAATCAGTGCTTCGGCTTTGTTACTCACTCTCACGCAATTCTGGATGCCGTGAAGTAA
- a CDS encoding cupin domain-containing protein encodes MTTETCVIPVIKTPKDYQAFRISPQDTNRLAIVFDPISANMSLTYCVEIFDVGGKTPPNRHQLAVEMFFVLKGEGRATCDGKTVDISAGDSILVPATGTHEIENTGPGRLYALCIMVPNEDFAELIRSGIPAELDEEDLAVLRRSDGLRVS; translated from the coding sequence ATGACTACCGAAACCTGCGTCATTCCGGTGATCAAAACGCCCAAGGACTATCAGGCGTTTCGCATTAGTCCACAGGATACAAATCGACTGGCGATCGTATTTGACCCGATCAGTGCAAATATGTCGCTGACCTATTGCGTGGAAATTTTTGACGTGGGTGGGAAAACGCCGCCCAATCGGCATCAGCTTGCTGTGGAAATGTTTTTTGTCTTGAAGGGCGAGGGGAGAGCCACTTGCGACGGCAAGACGGTGGATATTTCCGCAGGAGATAGCATTCTGGTTCCTGCAACGGGGACGCATGAAATTGAAAACACCGGGCCGGGGCGGCTATATGCTCTGTGCATCATGGTGCCTAATGAAGACTTTGCCGAACTAATCCGCAGCGGCATCCCCGCAGAACTGGATGAGGAAGACCTAGCGGTGCTGCGCCGATCAGACGGGCTGCGGGTAAGCTAG
- a CDS encoding mechanosensitive ion channel, which produces MAFDPAFLTNINTQLGSFLPSLLGAILILIAGWVLAAIAASITKRILLQTNLDNRLASTFLPAGSTARPRVEQWGAALVFWVIMIFAIVAFLNALRLDVVSQPLNNFLQQIFSYLPRLGGAAILVALAWVLASLVKVLVTRGLARFGLDEKLNVAPRESEAGVADPYVAARSAEVGAVDPSQQPVAESPFLLSETLGNVLYWFVFLFFLPLILDVLQLQGPLQPVQTLLNDFLVILPRVLSAIAIGAAGWFIAQVVRNIVTNLLRAARVDRLGTQFGLSRTQGALSLSSLIGTLVYVLILIPTAIAALQALGIRAISDPAIAMLNDILTALPRIFTAVVLLIVFYVIGRFIADLVTNLLTSFGFNNVFEWMGLPRQTVAAVSPPPSSPPYDATPGGEPTVVQPAATLPSAHPLQKSSAFWRWWGLCCLPPWQRLRFCNSSS; this is translated from the coding sequence ATGGCGTTTGATCCTGCTTTTCTGACGAATATCAACACTCAATTGGGGAGCTTTCTGCCCAGTCTGCTGGGTGCAATTTTAATTCTCATTGCCGGTTGGGTTCTGGCGGCGATCGCCGCTTCTATTACCAAGCGAATTCTGCTGCAAACGAACCTGGACAACCGACTGGCATCTACCTTTTTGCCCGCCGGATCAACGGCTCGTCCCCGTGTGGAACAGTGGGGCGCGGCGCTGGTGTTTTGGGTGATCATGATCTTTGCTATCGTAGCGTTTCTGAATGCGCTGCGGCTGGATGTAGTCTCGCAACCTTTGAACAATTTCCTCCAGCAGATTTTTAGCTATCTGCCTCGGCTGGGCGGTGCTGCAATTCTGGTGGCGCTGGCTTGGGTTTTGGCTAGCCTAGTCAAGGTTTTGGTGACTCGCGGATTGGCGCGATTTGGATTAGACGAAAAGCTAAATGTCGCCCCAAGAGAATCAGAGGCGGGGGTGGCTGATCCCTACGTGGCCGCAAGAAGCGCAGAGGTAGGCGCGGTTGATCCATCCCAACAGCCTGTAGCCGAAAGCCCGTTTCTCCTGAGTGAAACGCTGGGCAATGTGCTGTATTGGTTTGTCTTTTTGTTCTTTTTGCCGCTGATTTTAGATGTGCTGCAATTGCAGGGGCCGTTGCAGCCTGTGCAGACCCTGCTCAACGATTTTTTGGTGATTTTGCCGCGAGTTTTGAGCGCGATCGCCATTGGTGCGGCGGGCTGGTTTATTGCCCAGGTTGTGCGGAATATTGTTACGAACCTGCTGCGGGCTGCGCGGGTCGATCGGCTGGGTACTCAGTTTGGCCTTTCCCGCACTCAGGGGGCGCTGTCCCTTTCTAGCTTGATTGGTACGCTGGTTTATGTGCTGATTTTGATCCCGACGGCGATCGCTGCGTTGCAAGCACTAGGAATTCGGGCGATTTCCGATCCGGCGATCGCCATGCTGAACGACATTCTGACCGCGTTGCCTCGCATCTTCACGGCGGTAGTGCTGTTGATCGTGTTTTACGTCATTGGGCGATTTATTGCAGACTTGGTGACGAACCTGTTGACCAGCTTCGGTTTCAACAATGTGTTTGAGTGGATGGGGCTGCCCAGACAAACGGTAGCTGCGGTTTCCCCTCCGCCGTCCAGCCCGCCCTACGATGCAACGCCGGGAGGGGAACCCACGGTCGTCCAGCCTGCTGCGACGCTGCCCTCGGCGCACCCCCTTCAGAAATCGTCGGCATTTTGGCGCTGGTGGGGATTATGCTGTTTGCCGCCGTGGCAGCGGCTGAGGTTCTGCAATTCCAGCAGCTAA
- a CDS encoding intradiol ring-cleavage dioxygenase, producing MNHLRSPAISRSPHQQACAISARSPSAFWGGVAGTALFGCSRQPEGVAACASSSSANAEAPLDCIVRPQQTAGPFFVDTQLNRVDLRADPATGRISSGVPLGLSFQIFQVGNIQPEGPRMCMPLPNAVVDVWHCDAAGLYSGVRDRQSDTTGQAFLRGYQVTDQNGVAEFMTIYPGWYPGRTVHIHFKIRTVSASGAIAPIHYEFTSQLYFDDALTDRIHRQTPYTARGQRAQRNHQDAIFQFGGAQLLLPVAQTDRGYFGRFGIGLEMG from the coding sequence ATGAACCACCTGCGCTCGCCAGCAATTTCACGCTCCCCCCACCAGCAGGCTTGCGCGATCTCGGCGAGAAGTCCCTCGGCTTTTTGGGGCGGCGTTGCGGGTACGGCGCTGTTTGGGTGTTCCCGTCAGCCGGAGGGGGTTGCCGCCTGTGCGTCATCTAGCTCGGCGAATGCAGAAGCTCCGCTCGATTGTATTGTGCGGCCCCAGCAGACGGCAGGGCCCTTCTTTGTCGATACGCAACTCAATCGGGTGGACCTTCGCGCTGACCCTGCCACAGGGCGGATCAGTTCAGGCGTGCCTCTGGGGCTGTCTTTTCAAATCTTTCAGGTGGGGAACATTCAGCCGGAAGGCCCCCGCATGTGTATGCCGCTGCCCAATGCCGTCGTGGATGTGTGGCACTGTGATGCGGCGGGTCTCTACTCTGGCGTGCGCGATCGCCAGTCAGACACCACAGGTCAGGCATTTCTACGGGGCTACCAGGTGACTGATCAAAACGGGGTTGCAGAGTTTATGACTATCTATCCGGGTTGGTATCCTGGCAGAACTGTTCATATTCACTTCAAGATTCGTACCGTCTCTGCATCAGGGGCGATCGCCCCAATCCACTACGAGTTCACCTCCCAGCTTTACTTTGACGATGCCCTGACCGATCGAATTCATCGCCAAACGCCTTACACAGCTAGGGGACAGCGGGCCCAGCGGAATCATCAAGATGCGATCTTCCAGTTTGGCGGAGCGCAACTTCTGCTGCCTGTAGCGCAGACCGATCGGGGGTATTTCGGCAGATTTGGGATTGGATTAGAGATGGGCTAG
- a CDS encoding phytanoyl-CoA dioxygenase family protein produces the protein MGRQRYSGHRYRGCIPLVIQTGSIPPTFHHVSSRFIRISAVWLILPLQITEDDIQRFQTDGFVILEQFIDLELVQRLRDRIEPLFRGEFETTVYPDEWHWRPGLSLPDVTREICNAWKSDRTIASVALSAEVGRISAQLAGWPGARIGQDSLWYKPPGGGKEIALHQDGAYINYLTPAEMVTCWIALDDVSLETGTLQYVRGSHRWPLLEVAGEFHAPQKDYRWAMLETAKAAGVSEPDIVPLTIPAGGCAFHHGLLWHGSGKNPE, from the coding sequence GTGGGCAGGCAGCGCTACAGTGGCCATCGATACCGGGGCTGTATTCCGCTGGTGATCCAGACAGGCTCGATTCCCCCCACGTTTCATCACGTTTCATCGCGTTTCATTCGGATTTCTGCGGTATGGCTTATTCTCCCCCTTCAGATCACTGAGGACGACATTCAACGCTTCCAGACAGACGGATTTGTCATCCTGGAGCAGTTTATCGATCTGGAGCTAGTGCAGCGGCTGCGCGATCGCATCGAGCCGCTGTTTCGGGGCGAATTTGAAACAACGGTCTACCCCGACGAATGGCACTGGCGACCCGGGCTGAGCCTGCCAGACGTGACCCGCGAAATTTGCAATGCGTGGAAGAGCGATCGCACGATTGCCAGTGTCGCTCTATCAGCAGAGGTTGGCCGCATCAGCGCCCAACTGGCGGGCTGGCCGGGGGCACGCATTGGCCAGGATAGCCTTTGGTACAAACCACCCGGTGGCGGCAAGGAGATTGCCCTGCATCAGGACGGAGCCTACATCAACTATCTCACGCCCGCCGAAATGGTTACCTGCTGGATTGCGCTGGATGATGTGAGCCTGGAAACGGGCACGCTTCAGTATGTACGCGGGTCCCACCGCTGGCCCTTGCTTGAGGTTGCGGGAGAGTTTCATGCGCCCCAAAAAGATTATCGCTGGGCCATGCTAGAAACCGCAAAAGCAGCCGGGGTCAGCGAGCCAGACATCGTGCCCTTGACAATCCCCGCCGGGGGTTGCGCTTTCCACCACGGGCTGTTGTGGCACGGCTCTGGCAAAAACCCTGAGTGA
- a CDS encoding substrate-binding periplasmic protein — MEFSTLTPGQLTIAASDFDARPMSYLENGERLGYEPAVARAVCAKLGLVPVWQNLPMSEFYSTLHAGQCDVVWFNQAVTAERLSHSRFTQPYGIYNEAVIVRADSPIYAVDDLRGRKLGGLADSTNLALGEQFANVTLVPFPGSDQVLPEMLAALRAGEIDALVDDELVLITAAEADPSLRLAFTVETRHPFAIALRPADEGLRQALDQTLEALLSDGTLAALWSQWIPWRPFPFV, encoded by the coding sequence ATGGAATTTTCAACGCTAACGCCGGGGCAACTCACGATTGCCGCTAGTGATTTTGATGCTCGCCCCATGAGCTATCTCGAAAATGGTGAACGGCTGGGATATGAACCCGCCGTGGCCCGGGCCGTGTGTGCCAAGCTGGGGCTGGTGCCCGTGTGGCAAAATCTGCCCATGTCTGAGTTTTATTCCACGCTGCACGCGGGGCAGTGTGATGTGGTGTGGTTTAACCAAGCGGTGACGGCAGAACGCCTCAGCCACAGCCGCTTTACCCAGCCCTACGGGATCTATAACGAAGCGGTGATTGTGCGGGCCGATAGCCCTATCTACGCGGTGGACGATCTGCGGGGAAGGAAACTGGGAGGATTGGCGGATAGCACGAACCTGGCGCTGGGGGAGCAATTTGCCAACGTGACGCTGGTGCCGTTTCCGGGGAGCGATCAGGTGTTGCCGGAGATGCTGGCGGCGCTGCGGGCGGGCGAGATTGACGCGCTGGTAGATGATGAACTGGTGCTGATCACGGCGGCCGAGGCTGACCCGTCGCTGCGGCTGGCGTTTACGGTGGAAACGCGGCATCCGTTTGCGATCGCCCTCCGACCGGCTGACGAAGGTCTGCGACAAGCGCTGGATCAAACCCTAGAGGCGCTGCTCAGCGACGGCACGCTGGCTGCGCTGTGGAGCCAGTGGATTCCCTGGCGACCGTTTCCGTTTGTGTAG
- a CDS encoding DUF1989 domain-containing protein — protein sequence MQQAWVPAPDRYDDLPAPLAPVVAEYRIAPGTAIAYSVKAGQFIQIIDVDGSQCSDFLAFAGEGYEEELDGTVTRTLLGLAMPQVGLFSHYFSQQMRPLVEVVQDTCGRHDSFMLACTRRYYEDAGYPGHPSCSENFNRVLGPYGIAPRLGWPAINFFFNTEVDSTGAILAGEAWSRPGDYVLLRAHQDLLCASSACPDDIDPVNGWHPTPIHVRIYGAESSFSRLRGHRAALSLPLRLTQDSAFTPRIRDLTRHLADYNGFWVPISYPQQGKAADYWALRERVAVMDLSALRKFDLTGTDALALLQWVFSRNVAQLTVGQSAYGCLLNPHGGIVDDGIVFRLGEAAFRYVGNCDTDELWLRTVAQERGFAVEITPTSDRLHNLSVQGPHSRDLLTPLIRLDPQWGLSTLAELGYFRFATGTLEGIPVFISRTGYTGELGYELFVDPRDGLALWDAVMQAGKPFGLLPMGMQAIDCARIEAGLLAAGREFNDLISPYQAGIGWSVALKSKGDFIGRAALEALRSRPPFVAVGLTLAGNEVACGGQGVYAEGQPWRIGQVTSGTFSPVLNRSIAIAQIAPDYAQLGTVVEVGFLDGIKRRDRATVGPLSPYDPSKSRVKA from the coding sequence ATGCAACAAGCTTGGGTGCCCGCGCCAGACCGCTATGATGACCTGCCCGCGCCTCTTGCGCCCGTCGTGGCGGAGTATCGGATTGCCCCAGGAACGGCGATCGCCTATTCGGTCAAAGCGGGTCAATTCATCCAGATTATTGACGTAGACGGCAGCCAGTGTTCAGATTTTCTGGCCTTTGCGGGCGAGGGCTATGAAGAGGAACTGGACGGCACCGTAACGCGGACGCTGCTAGGCCTGGCGATGCCCCAAGTGGGCTTGTTCAGCCACTATTTTTCTCAGCAGATGCGGCCGCTGGTGGAGGTGGTGCAAGATACCTGCGGTCGCCATGATAGCTTCATGCTGGCCTGCACCCGCCGCTATTACGAAGATGCGGGCTATCCAGGGCATCCCAGTTGCAGCGAAAACTTTAATCGGGTGCTTGGGCCCTACGGCATTGCGCCCCGGTTGGGCTGGCCTGCGATCAATTTCTTTTTCAATACCGAGGTGGATAGCACGGGCGCGATTCTTGCCGGAGAAGCCTGGTCGCGTCCAGGAGATTATGTGCTGCTGAGGGCGCACCAAGACTTGCTCTGTGCGAGTTCGGCTTGTCCGGACGACATCGACCCTGTAAATGGCTGGCATCCCACGCCTATTCACGTCCGCATCTATGGGGCGGAGTCTTCGTTCTCCAGGCTGAGGGGCCATCGCGCTGCGCTCAGTCTGCCGCTGCGCCTGACGCAAGACAGCGCCTTTACGCCGCGCATTCGAGACCTGACGCGGCATCTGGCAGACTACAACGGCTTTTGGGTTCCCATTTCGTATCCTCAGCAGGGCAAGGCGGCGGACTATTGGGCCCTGCGGGAGCGGGTGGCGGTGATGGATCTGTCGGCGCTGCGAAAGTTTGACCTGACGGGAACCGATGCGCTGGCGCTGCTCCAGTGGGTGTTTTCGCGCAACGTTGCCCAGCTCACGGTGGGGCAGTCGGCCTATGGCTGCTTGCTCAATCCCCATGGAGGGATCGTGGACGATGGGATTGTGTTTCGCCTGGGGGAAGCGGCGTTTCGCTATGTGGGCAACTGCGACACTGATGAACTGTGGCTGCGAACCGTGGCCCAGGAGCGGGGCTTTGCGGTGGAGATTACGCCAACGAGCGATCGCCTCCATAATTTATCTGTGCAGGGGCCTCACTCTCGCGACCTGCTGACCCCGCTGATCCGGCTCGACCCCCAGTGGGGCCTCTCGACGCTGGCGGAACTAGGCTATTTTCGCTTTGCCACGGGGACGCTGGAGGGCATCCCGGTGTTCATTTCGCGCACGGGCTACACGGGTGAGCTAGGCTATGAACTGTTTGTAGACCCCCGTGACGGACTGGCGCTGTGGGATGCAGTGATGCAGGCGGGCAAACCGTTTGGGCTGTTGCCAATGGGAATGCAGGCGATCGACTGTGCCCGCATCGAAGCTGGGCTGCTGGCGGCTGGTCGGGAATTTAATGACCTGATCTCGCCCTATCAGGCGGGCATTGGGTGGAGCGTGGCGCTGAAGAGCAAAGGCGATTTTATCGGTCGGGCGGCTCTAGAAGCGCTGCGATCGCGCCCCCCCTTTGTCGCGGTTGGGCTAACTCTGGCGGGGAATGAGGTCGCCTGTGGCGGGCAGGGGGTCTATGCCGAAGGGCAGCCCTGGCGGATTGGACAGGTGACGAGCGGGACGTTTTCGCCCGTGCTGAACCGCAGCATTGCGATCGCCCAGATTGCGCCAGACTATGCCCAACTCGGCACGGTCGTTGAGGTTGGCTTTTTGGATGGCATCAAGCGGCGCGATCGCGCAACGGTCGGTCCCCTCTCTCCCTACGACCCCAGCAAAAGCCGGGTCAAAGCATAG